In the genome of Rhodoferax sp. BAB1, one region contains:
- a CDS encoding AsmA family protein, translating to MRRGRKVLLGALAAALLVLAAALLALHRWLSTDEFRQRVEREAATVLGVPLKLERVGLTLWPLPGVVLDGVALRTRQPLKVERIELRPAWLQLMIGRVAISTLVVQRAVLPQQGIDALLASLQKIRQRDQSAPGDASLQLLPRRTVLEELSWVDARGKAIVIQAEARLDSDALPERLELEVLRGRLQGTRLDLRRSDTLAWELRLQVAGGTVQGRMEVQPPAEAGAEFLLKGQLETREVELSLLTAPEPTEAVRARQPLSGRLEASTTLNARARQPSALLDLLQTQSKFTVRGGMLKGIDLAKAVQTVGVSRGGTTPLDTLSGQVSTRGKAIELQNLAASSGALSATGQVSVSTTQQLKGRVNVDLGGAVGMPLQVGGTVEEPEVSLTVGAKIGAALGTVLMPGVGTGAGASMGGKLGELFGK from the coding sequence ATGCGGCGCGGGCGCAAGGTCCTGCTCGGGGCGCTGGCCGCAGCGCTGCTGGTGCTGGCCGCTGCCTTGCTGGCGCTGCATCGCTGGCTGTCCACCGACGAATTCCGCCAGCGTGTCGAGCGGGAGGCAGCGACCGTGCTGGGTGTGCCGCTCAAGCTCGAACGGGTGGGGCTCACCCTGTGGCCCTTGCCCGGGGTCGTACTCGACGGCGTGGCCTTGCGCACGCGCCAGCCGCTGAAGGTGGAGCGTATCGAACTGCGGCCCGCCTGGCTGCAGTTGATGATCGGCCGCGTCGCGATCTCCACCCTGGTGGTTCAGCGTGCCGTGCTGCCGCAGCAGGGCATCGACGCCCTGCTGGCTTCCTTGCAGAAGATACGCCAGCGCGACCAGTCGGCACCAGGCGACGCTTCGCTACAGCTGCTGCCGCGGCGCACCGTGCTTGAGGAACTGAGCTGGGTCGATGCCCGGGGCAAGGCCATCGTGATCCAGGCCGAGGCCAGGCTTGACAGTGACGCCCTGCCCGAGCGGCTCGAACTGGAAGTCCTGCGCGGGCGTCTGCAGGGCACGCGCCTGGACCTGCGCCGCAGCGATACGCTGGCCTGGGAGCTGAGGCTCCAGGTGGCCGGCGGCACGGTGCAGGGACGGATGGAGGTGCAGCCCCCGGCCGAGGCGGGGGCCGAGTTCCTGCTCAAGGGTCAACTGGAGACGCGCGAGGTCGAGCTGTCGCTGCTCACCGCGCCCGAGCCGACCGAGGCGGTACGTGCCCGCCAGCCCCTGAGCGGCCGGCTGGAAGCCAGCACCACGCTCAACGCGCGGGCCCGCCAGCCCTCGGCCCTGCTCGATCTTTTGCAGACGCAATCGAAATTCACCGTGCGCGGCGGCATGCTCAAGGGCATCGACCTGGCCAAGGCGGTGCAGACCGTGGGTGTGAGCCGTGGTGGCACGACGCCGCTGGACACGCTGTCCGGTCAGGTCAGCACGCGCGGCAAGGCCATCGAACTGCAGAACCTGGCAGCCAGCTCGGGTGCGCTCAGCGCCACCGGCCAGGTCAGTGTGTCCACCACACAGCAGCTCAAGGGCCGCGTGAACGTGGACCTGGGGGGAGCGGTGGGCATGCCGCTGCAGGTGGGCGGCACGGTGGAGGAGCCCGAGGTGTCCTTGACGGTCGGCGCCAAGATCGGCGCCGCCCTGGGGACCGTGCTCATGCCCGGTGTGGGCACGGGCGCCGGTGCGTCCATGGGCGGCAAGCTGGGCGAGCTGTTCGGTAAGTAG
- a CDS encoding cytochrome c5 family protein, translating to MKTTSRFVILCAALALPWAVQAQTVPALKSGEQVYRDTCMVCHGTGVANAPRLGDKQVWGKLIAEGQHVLTAHAWVGVRGMPAKGGRNDLSLEEFSRAVAWMARGSGGNWQDPDARMLKLIRSEESKRIEQLKKAPAKG from the coding sequence ATGAAAACGACTTCGCGATTTGTCATCCTGTGCGCGGCCCTGGCCCTTCCCTGGGCGGTCCAGGCGCAGACCGTGCCTGCGCTCAAGAGCGGCGAGCAGGTCTACCGCGACACCTGCATGGTCTGTCACGGCACCGGTGTGGCCAATGCGCCGCGGCTGGGCGACAAGCAGGTCTGGGGCAAGCTGATCGCTGAAGGCCAGCATGTGCTGACGGCACACGCCTGGGTGGGCGTGCGAGGCATGCCGGCCAAGGGCGGCCGCAATGACCTGAGCCTGGAGGAGTTTTCGCGCGCTGTCGCCTGGATGGCGCGCGGCTCGGGCGGCAACTGGCAGGACCCGGACGCCCGCATGCTCAAGCTTATCCGTAGCGAGGAGAGCAAGCGCATCGAGCAGCTGAAGAAAGCGCCCGCCAAGGGCTGA
- a CDS encoding hemerythrin domain-containing protein: MTHASLRIIHDEHAALSAMLQSLRMMVQRGPGDGPEQFFDVLRAMLFYIDEFPERLHHTKETELLFPPVRARAPHLKETLDKLDRDHARGEAAVRELQHLLLAWELLGDSRREAFEQAVRRYLDFYLEHMKLEETVILPEAEKVLSAQDWLALDEAFASNCDPLTGKYPRDPVYDRLFTRIVMRAPAPIGVGAG; this comes from the coding sequence ATGACCCACGCCAGCCTACGCATCATTCACGACGAGCATGCCGCCTTGTCGGCCATGCTGCAATCCCTGCGCATGATGGTTCAGCGGGGTCCGGGCGATGGCCCGGAGCAGTTCTTTGATGTGTTGCGCGCCATGCTGTTCTACATCGACGAATTTCCCGAGCGGCTGCACCACACCAAGGAAACCGAGTTGCTGTTTCCGCCGGTGCGTGCCCGTGCACCGCATCTGAAGGAGACGCTGGACAAGCTCGACCGCGACCATGCCCGCGGCGAGGCCGCTGTGCGCGAACTGCAGCACCTGCTGCTGGCCTGGGAACTGCTGGGAGATTCACGCCGCGAGGCCTTCGAGCAGGCCGTCAGGCGTTACCTGGATTTCTACCTCGAACACATGAAGCTGGAGGAGACCGTCATCCTGCCCGAGGCCGAGAAGGTGCTGAGCGCGCAGGACTGGCTGGCCCTGGACGAGGCCTTTGCCAGCAACTGCGACCCGCTGACCGGCAAGTACCCGCGTGATCCGGTCTACGACCGCCTGTTCACACGCATCGTGATGCGCGCGCCGGCACCCATCGGGGTGGGCGCGGGCTGA
- a CDS encoding methyl-accepting chemotaxis protein, translating to MLGAIGVVLVLLALVGGAGMHGMFRIHQLSGEVIDESMAVVDRVARLRLEMSQVRRHEKDMIIQYEKPELIRQLRTRWETEMQQIEQTAAGLESSLSEARRAELQKALVFLKNYRTFFSGTAGQLESSAYETATVAFRMSARSVAEFEEADKLLTQIDQAVRAEAQASNAGRNAVLQQTLLIFAALVVLGLAIVVPLTLLNMQAICRPVEQARQLAQAIASGDLSQRMLVEGHDEAADLQRALEQMRGDLAGMVAQLREAGESISTASSEIATGNQDLSNRTEQTAGNVQHTVSSIGALSGNVQQTASSAQTANQLVATASQAAQRGGDVVTQAVQSMHSISQSSRKINDIIGVIDGIAFQTNILALNAAVEAARAGEQGRGFAVVASEVRSLAGRSAEAAKEIKALIGASVTAVDGGVRQVEEAGTVMQEIVSGVQRVRDIIGEITVAAGSQSSGINDVNQAVQEIDRMTQQNAALVEESAAAAQSMREQAERLAGIVRQFRLETGGQGQRLLR from the coding sequence ATGCTCGGAGCGATCGGTGTCGTATTGGTCTTGCTGGCCCTGGTCGGTGGCGCCGGCATGCACGGCATGTTCCGTATCCATCAGCTCAGCGGCGAGGTGATCGACGAGTCCATGGCCGTGGTGGACCGTGTGGCCCGCCTGCGTCTGGAGATGTCGCAGGTGCGCCGCCATGAGAAGGACATGATCATCCAGTACGAGAAGCCGGAGCTGATCCGCCAGCTGCGTACCCGCTGGGAAACCGAGATGCAGCAGATCGAGCAGACAGCCGCCGGGCTGGAGAGCAGCCTGTCCGAGGCACGTCGCGCTGAACTGCAGAAGGCACTCGTTTTCCTCAAGAACTACCGGACCTTTTTCAGTGGCACCGCGGGTCAGCTCGAGAGCAGCGCCTACGAGACGGCCACGGTCGCCTTCCGCATGAGTGCACGTTCCGTGGCGGAGTTCGAAGAGGCCGACAAACTGCTCACGCAGATCGACCAGGCCGTGCGCGCTGAAGCGCAGGCATCCAACGCGGGCCGCAATGCCGTGCTGCAGCAGACGCTGCTCATTTTTGCCGCCCTGGTCGTGCTGGGCCTGGCGATCGTGGTGCCCCTGACCCTGCTCAATATGCAGGCCATCTGCCGCCCGGTGGAGCAGGCGCGCCAGCTGGCCCAGGCCATCGCCAGCGGCGACCTGTCGCAGCGCATGCTGGTCGAGGGCCACGACGAGGCGGCCGATCTGCAGCGCGCGCTGGAACAGATGCGGGGCGACCTGGCCGGCATGGTGGCGCAGCTGCGCGAGGCCGGCGAGAGCATCTCCACCGCCAGCAGCGAGATCGCCACCGGCAACCAGGACCTGTCCAACCGCACCGAGCAGACCGCCGGCAATGTGCAGCACACGGTGAGCTCCATCGGCGCGCTCAGCGGCAATGTGCAGCAGACGGCCAGCTCGGCGCAGACCGCCAACCAGCTGGTGGCCACGGCTTCCCAGGCCGCGCAGCGGGGCGGTGACGTGGTGACGCAGGCGGTGCAGAGCATGCACAGCATTTCGCAGTCCAGCCGCAAGATCAACGACATCATCGGCGTGATCGATGGCATCGCCTTCCAGACCAACATCCTGGCGCTGAACGCGGCTGTAGAGGCTGCGCGAGCCGGCGAGCAGGGCCGCGGTTTTGCCGTGGTGGCCAGCGAGGTGCGCTCGCTCGCGGGCCGCAGCGCCGAGGCCGCCAAGGAAATCAAGGCCCTGATCGGGGCCAGCGTGACGGCCGTGGACGGCGGGGTGCGCCAGGTCGAGGAAGCCGGCACCGTGATGCAGGAGATCGTCAGCGGCGTGCAGCGCGTGCGCGACATCATCGGCGAGATCACGGTGGCGGCTGGCAGCCAGTCCAGCGGCATCAACGATGTCAACCAGGCGGTGCAGGAGATCGACCGCATGACCCAGCAGAACGCGGCGCTGGTGGAAGAGTCGGCCGCGGCGGCCCAGTCCATGCGCGAACAGGCCGAGCGCCTGGCCGGCATCGTGCGCCAGTTCCGCCTGGAAACCGGGGGCCAGGGCCAGCGCCTGCTGCGTTGA
- a CDS encoding cation-translocating P-type ATPase → MNTATTPPSPATLDLGIGGMTCASCVSRVEKALSKVPGVTQAAVNLATESARVSFEPSEQMEARLRRAVRDAGYEPRAADALEQQEDASPWAGFAPVGIGLALSLPLVVPMLGDLAGFHWMLPAWLQFVLATPVQFILGARFYKAGWHALKALTGNMDLLVAIGTTAGWALSVWLWLSAEHGEMAHLYFEASAVVVTLVLLGKWLEARAKRQTTAAIRALHALRPDVAHLIGLDGEVDVPVAEVLVGDRLVVRPGERFPVDGTLLEGHTQVDESMLTGEPLPVAKDAGARLTGGSINGEGRVVLQVGAVGSETVLAHIIRLVEDAQAAKAPIQRLVDQVSAVFVPVVLVIALLTLLGWLWAGASGESAIIHAVAVLVIACPCALGLATPAAIMAGTGVAAKHGILIKDAQALELAHKVDTVAFDKTGTLTVGQPRLTAFELAPGGDEPALLAAAASLQSGSEHPLARAVVQAAQVRGLAVEAPDNVRAVPGRGSEGEVGVTSYLIGSLRWMDELGVGLGALAARATALQAQGATVSAMVERTTQGLTLRALLAFGDEPKPGAKEALAALRARGIRTVMISGDNRGAAEAMARRLGLRPEEGEVLAEVLPGDKAAMVTRLKEGGHTVAMVGDGVNDAPALAAADVGLAMGNGTDVAMHAAGITLMRGDPQLVAAAFEVSDRTVAKIRQNLFWAFIYNVAGIPLAALGFLNPVIAGAAMAMSSVSVMSNALLLRRWRP, encoded by the coding sequence ATGAACACAGCCACGACCCCCCCTTCCCCCGCCACGCTGGACCTCGGCATCGGCGGCATGACCTGCGCTTCCTGCGTGTCGCGTGTCGAAAAAGCACTGAGCAAGGTGCCGGGGGTGACGCAAGCCGCCGTCAACCTGGCCACCGAATCGGCGCGCGTGAGCTTCGAGCCTTCGGAGCAGATGGAGGCCCGCCTGCGCCGGGCCGTGCGCGATGCCGGTTACGAGCCGCGTGCGGCCGATGCGCTGGAGCAGCAAGAAGACGCCTCGCCCTGGGCCGGTTTTGCGCCCGTGGGCATCGGCCTGGCCCTCTCGCTGCCGCTGGTCGTGCCCATGTTGGGAGACCTGGCGGGTTTCCACTGGATGCTGCCGGCCTGGCTGCAATTTGTGCTCGCCACTCCAGTGCAGTTCATCCTTGGGGCACGTTTCTACAAGGCAGGCTGGCACGCACTCAAGGCCCTGACCGGCAATATGGACCTGCTGGTGGCCATCGGCACCACGGCGGGCTGGGCGCTGTCGGTCTGGCTCTGGCTGTCGGCGGAGCACGGCGAGATGGCGCACCTGTACTTCGAGGCTTCGGCCGTGGTGGTCACGCTGGTGTTGCTGGGGAAATGGCTCGAAGCCCGTGCCAAGCGCCAGACCACGGCGGCCATTCGCGCCCTGCATGCGCTGCGACCGGATGTCGCACACCTGATCGGGCTGGACGGCGAGGTCGACGTGCCGGTGGCCGAGGTGCTGGTGGGCGACCGGCTGGTGGTGCGTCCCGGCGAGCGCTTCCCGGTGGACGGCACCTTGCTCGAGGGGCATACCCAGGTGGATGAATCCATGCTCACCGGCGAGCCGCTGCCGGTGGCCAAGGACGCCGGGGCCAGACTGACAGGCGGCTCCATCAACGGGGAGGGCCGCGTGGTGCTGCAGGTCGGCGCCGTGGGCAGCGAGACCGTGCTCGCGCACATCATCCGCCTGGTCGAGGACGCGCAGGCCGCCAAGGCGCCCATCCAGCGCCTGGTGGACCAGGTCTCGGCGGTTTTCGTGCCGGTGGTGCTGGTCATCGCCCTCCTGACCCTGCTGGGCTGGTTGTGGGCAGGCGCGTCGGGCGAGTCGGCCATCATCCATGCGGTGGCGGTGCTGGTGATTGCCTGCCCCTGTGCGCTGGGCCTGGCCACACCGGCCGCCATCATGGCCGGCACCGGTGTGGCGGCGAAACATGGCATCCTGATCAAGGATGCACAGGCGCTGGAACTGGCGCACAAGGTGGACACGGTGGCCTTTGACAAGACCGGCACGCTGACCGTGGGCCAGCCGCGCCTGACCGCCTTCGAGCTGGCGCCGGGCGGGGATGAGCCGGCCCTGCTGGCCGCCGCCGCCAGTTTGCAAAGCGGCAGCGAACACCCCTTGGCCCGGGCCGTGGTGCAGGCGGCGCAGGTGCGGGGCCTGGCCGTCGAGGCGCCCGACAATGTGCGTGCCGTGCCCGGCCGCGGCAGCGAGGGTGAGGTCGGCGTGACCAGCTACCTGATCGGAAGCCTGCGCTGGATGGACGAACTCGGCGTGGGCCTGGGCGCGCTGGCGGCGCGTGCCACCGCGCTGCAGGCGCAGGGTGCGACCGTCTCGGCCATGGTCGAACGCACCACGCAGGGCCTGACCCTGCGTGCCCTGCTGGCTTTCGGCGACGAGCCCAAGCCTGGCGCGAAGGAGGCGCTGGCCGCCTTGCGCGCACGCGGCATCCGTACCGTGATGATCTCGGGTGACAACCGCGGCGCGGCCGAGGCCATGGCGCGCCGCCTGGGCCTGCGGCCCGAAGAGGGGGAGGTGCTGGCCGAGGTGTTGCCCGGGGACAAGGCAGCGATGGTGACCCGGCTCAAGGAAGGCGGACATACCGTGGCCATGGTGGGGGATGGCGTCAACGACGCACCGGCGCTGGCCGCAGCCGACGTCGGCTTGGCCATGGGCAACGGCACCGATGTGGCCATGCACGCAGCCGGCATCACCCTGATGCGCGGTGACCCGCAGCTGGTGGCGGCCGCCTTCGAGGTCTCGGACCGCACGGTGGCCAAGATCCGGCAGAACCTGTTCTGGGCCTTCATCTACAACGTGGCCGGCATCCCGCTGGCGGCGCTGGGCTTCCTGAACCCGGTGATCGCCGGTGCGGCCATGGCCATGAGCTCGGTGAGCGTGATGAGCAACGCGCTGCTCCTGCGCCGCTGGCGGCCTTAG
- a CDS encoding heavy-metal-associated domain-containing protein, which translates to MNQNFTVSGMTCGHCEKAVTRAIKQVDPQAEVRIDRSKNLVEVQSQQAREALAKAISEEGYAVAA; encoded by the coding sequence ATGAACCAGAACTTCACCGTCAGCGGCATGACCTGCGGCCATTGCGAAAAAGCCGTGACCCGCGCCATCAAGCAGGTGGACCCGCAAGCCGAGGTCAGGATCGACCGCAGCAAGAACCTGGTGGAAGTGCAGTCGCAGCAGGCACGCGAGGCCCTGGCGAAGGCCATCAGCGAAGAAGGTTACGCCGTTGCCGCCTGA
- the cueR gene encoding Cu(I)-responsive transcriptional regulator, with translation MPHPGWPVNIGRAADLSGISAKMVRHYESLGLLPRVARTDSGYRQYSEADVHTLQFIKRSRDLGFSMAEIGELVTLWQNRRRTSASVKRIAQKHVDELATRIEAMQAMQRTLRQLLHHCHGDERPDCPILDDLAQQGG, from the coding sequence ATGCCGCACCCCGGCTGGCCCGTCAACATCGGCCGCGCTGCCGACTTGTCCGGCATCTCGGCCAAGATGGTGCGCCACTACGAGTCGCTCGGCCTGCTGCCGCGCGTGGCGCGCACCGACAGCGGCTACCGCCAGTACAGCGAGGCCGACGTGCACACGCTGCAATTCATCAAGCGCTCGCGCGACCTCGGTTTTTCCATGGCCGAGATCGGCGAGCTGGTGACGCTGTGGCAGAACCGCCGGCGCACCAGCGCCAGCGTCAAGCGCATCGCCCAGAAACACGTGGACGAACTCGCCACGCGCATTGAAGCCATGCAGGCCATGCAACGCACCTTGCGCCAGCTGCTGCACCACTGCCATGGCGACGAACGGCCCGACTGCCCCATCCTGGACGACCTGGCGCAACAGGGCGGTTGA
- a CDS encoding DUF2892 domain-containing protein produces MKTNIGGMERVARILVGAILVGLAATGTVGWWGWLGAIPMATGLMGWCPPYAMLGISTCRMKDSNQT; encoded by the coding sequence ATGAAAACCAATATCGGCGGCATGGAACGCGTCGCCCGCATTCTCGTGGGTGCAATCCTGGTCGGCCTGGCGGCCACCGGCACCGTGGGCTGGTGGGGCTGGTTGGGCGCCATCCCGATGGCCACCGGCCTGATGGGCTGGTGCCCGCCCTACGCCATGCTCGGCATCAGCACCTGCCGCATGAAGGACAGCAACCAGACCTGA
- a CDS encoding sensor domain-containing diguanylate cyclase — MKSDLRQQLLGCLEEGSTGIGLFDADDRLRYANRYFRLAYALGESDAPSWQEMMRRCHRERVGLLIESGDIEAWLARVSQKRRQLAVRSFESDLVDGRWMRVTETLHADGWLLAMTTDVTALKVNESTLREARDQAVRLSITDPLTGLHNRRHVFEQLEALFLSARQLRYPLSLVVIDLDLFKQINDTHGHGTGDQVLVHFARHLEQALRPQDLVGRIGGEEFLLALPNTEPAGARQVLHRLRASLAAHPPSAALPELRTAFSSGVAHALPDDTVQALWTRADRALYRAKNAGRGLDLDDNTVTSFAV, encoded by the coding sequence TTGAAGTCCGACCTCCGACAGCAACTCCTGGGCTGCCTTGAAGAAGGCAGCACCGGTATCGGCCTGTTCGATGCCGATGATCGCCTGCGTTACGCCAACCGCTATTTCCGCCTGGCCTACGCGCTGGGCGAAAGCGACGCCCCCAGCTGGCAAGAGATGATGCGACGCTGTCACCGGGAGCGCGTGGGCCTGCTGATCGAATCCGGGGACATCGAAGCCTGGCTGGCCCGGGTAAGCCAGAAGCGGCGACAGCTTGCTGTGCGCAGCTTCGAATCCGACCTGGTCGACGGGCGCTGGATGCGTGTGACCGAGACCCTGCATGCCGACGGCTGGCTGCTGGCCATGACCACCGACGTGACGGCGCTCAAGGTCAACGAGTCCACCCTGCGGGAGGCGCGCGACCAGGCCGTGCGCCTGTCCATCACCGACCCCCTGACCGGGCTGCACAATCGCCGCCACGTCTTCGAGCAGCTGGAGGCGCTTTTCCTCAGCGCGCGCCAGCTGCGCTATCCCCTGAGCCTGGTCGTGATCGACCTGGACCTGTTCAAGCAGATCAACGACACGCACGGCCATGGCACGGGTGACCAGGTGCTGGTGCACTTCGCCCGCCATCTGGAACAGGCCTTGCGCCCGCAGGACCTGGTGGGCCGCATCGGCGGCGAGGAGTTCCTGCTGGCGCTGCCCAACACCGAACCCGCGGGCGCGCGGCAGGTGCTCCACCGCCTGCGCGCCAGCCTGGCGGCCCACCCGCCGTCAGCGGCCCTGCCCGAGCTGCGCACGGCCTTCTCCAGCGGCGTGGCCCACGCGCTGCCCGACGATACCGTGCAGGCCCTGTGGACACGGGCCGATCGTGCCCTGTACCGGGCCAAAAATGCGGGACGCGGCCTGGACCTCGATGACAACACGGTTACCAGCTTTGCGGTCTAA
- a CDS encoding pirin family protein — METSTITSPRRVERLVTGQPTRDGAGVKLTRVLTHDLQRRLDPFLMLDNFASDDPKDYGAGFPDHPHRGFETVTYMIAGRMRHRDSAGNEGLLQNGGVQWMTAGRGLVHSEMPEQEAGVMEGFQLWLNLPGRDKMCAPWYRDIQSADIPEFTTPEGVTVRVIAGRSHGVTGAMARPADAYPTDVLYLDLHFPAGGAVFSQPLVSEHNTFLYTYRGTVQVLDGVEQATPVPLHRMAILDNSGDGVRLQADAGSTPARALLIAGRPLREPIAQYGPFVMNTREELMAAVEDFQNGRLA, encoded by the coding sequence ATGGAAACAAGCACCATCACCTCCCCCCGTCGCGTCGAACGCCTGGTCACCGGCCAGCCCACCCGGGATGGCGCCGGCGTCAAGCTCACACGCGTGCTCACGCACGACCTGCAGCGCCGCCTGGACCCCTTCCTCATGCTGGACAACTTTGCCAGCGACGACCCGAAGGACTACGGCGCCGGTTTTCCCGACCACCCGCACCGCGGCTTCGAGACCGTCACCTACATGATCGCCGGACGCATGCGCCACCGCGACAGCGCCGGCAACGAGGGCCTGCTGCAAAACGGCGGCGTGCAGTGGATGACGGCCGGCCGCGGCCTGGTCCACAGCGAGATGCCCGAGCAGGAAGCCGGTGTGATGGAAGGCTTCCAGCTGTGGCTGAACCTGCCGGGTCGTGACAAGATGTGCGCGCCCTGGTACCGCGATATCCAGAGCGCGGACATTCCTGAATTCACCACGCCCGAAGGCGTGACCGTGCGTGTGATCGCCGGCCGCAGCCATGGCGTGACCGGTGCCATGGCGCGCCCGGCCGACGCCTATCCGACCGACGTGCTCTATCTGGACCTGCATTTCCCCGCGGGTGGTGCCGTCTTCAGCCAGCCGCTGGTCTCGGAGCACAACACTTTCCTCTACACCTACCGCGGCACCGTGCAGGTGCTGGACGGCGTTGAACAGGCCACGCCGGTGCCGCTGCACCGCATGGCCATCCTGGACAACAGCGGCGACGGCGTGCGCCTGCAGGCCGATGCCGGCAGCACGCCAGCGCGTGCCCTGCTGATCGCCGGCCGGCCGCTCAGGGAACCCATCGCCCAATACGGCCCCTTCGTCATGAACACGCGCGAGGAGTTGATGGCGGCGGTGGAGGATTTCCAGAACGGGCGCCTGGCCTGA
- a CDS encoding Spy/CpxP family protein refolding chaperone: MKVNFKPVVLAAVLATSALAALAQSGPGPAAGPGAGPGMHQPDGERHARKQERMQDHMAKRTADLKAKLKLNAEQENSWNAFVTAMKPPAHAAKPQREEMAKLSTPERLDKMNEIRKQRDAAFAQRDAATRTFYGALSAEQKKVFDENTARSHRHGHHRGHG, from the coding sequence ATGAAAGTCAACTTCAAACCCGTCGTGCTGGCCGCCGTGCTGGCCACTTCCGCCCTGGCAGCACTGGCACAGTCCGGCCCGGGCCCCGCAGCTGGTCCTGGCGCCGGCCCCGGCATGCACCAGCCCGATGGCGAGCGCCACGCCCGCAAGCAGGAGCGCATGCAGGACCACATGGCCAAGCGCACGGCCGACCTCAAGGCCAAACTCAAGCTGAATGCCGAACAGGAAAACAGCTGGAACGCCTTTGTCACCGCCATGAAACCGCCGGCCCACGCGGCCAAGCCCCAGCGCGAAGAGATGGCCAAGCTCAGCACCCCCGAGCGCCTGGACAAGATGAACGAGATCCGCAAGCAGCGGGATGCCGCCTTCGCACAACGTGACGCGGCCACGCGGACCTTTTATGGTGCCCTCAGCGCCGAACAGAAGAAGGTCTTCGACGAGAACACGGCCCGCTCGCACCGTCACGGGCACCATCGAGGTCACGGTTAA
- a CDS encoding DUF2189 domain-containing protein codes for MKPTAAPVIRTIDLQQPLRWLVLGWRDIGRCGWVSLAHGLALTVVGLGLLTLAHHQFWWLAGAFSGLLVVGPVLATGLYALSRAVERGEATSWRLVLRTWLSWRRHGSSRDGKDWRLVQFGLLLGLAGTGWVLTSAALITLMSPVPIQQPLDFLRHVVLARDNWLFEVWLALGGLMAAPMFASSAIAIPLLLDRRISVLQAVITSWEAVLNNPVPMAWWATLIMGLTLLGLLSALLGLIAVMPLLGHASWHAYRDLVDASAWPERTTGQPGAY; via the coding sequence ATGAAACCCACCGCCGCACCTGTCATCCGCACGATTGATCTGCAGCAGCCGCTACGCTGGCTGGTGCTGGGCTGGCGTGACATCGGACGCTGCGGCTGGGTCAGCCTGGCACATGGCCTGGCACTGACCGTCGTCGGCCTGGGCCTGCTGACGCTGGCGCATCACCAGTTCTGGTGGCTGGCCGGTGCCTTCTCGGGCCTGCTGGTGGTGGGGCCGGTGCTGGCCACCGGCCTGTACGCACTCAGCCGGGCGGTGGAGCGCGGCGAAGCGACGTCCTGGCGCCTGGTGCTGCGAACCTGGCTGAGCTGGCGCCGCCATGGAAGCAGCCGCGACGGCAAGGACTGGCGTCTGGTGCAGTTCGGCCTGCTGCTGGGCCTGGCCGGTACCGGCTGGGTCCTGACCTCGGCCGCGCTGATCACGCTGATGTCGCCCGTCCCCATCCAGCAACCCCTGGATTTCCTGCGCCACGTGGTGCTGGCACGCGACAACTGGCTGTTCGAGGTCTGGCTGGCCCTGGGCGGCCTGATGGCCGCGCCCATGTTCGCCTCCAGCGCCATTGCCATCCCCTTGCTGCTGGACCGCCGCATCAGCGTGCTGCAGGCCGTGATCACCAGCTGGGAAGCCGTGCTGAACAATCCCGTACCGATGGCCTGGTGGGCCACGCTCATCATGGGTCTCACCCTGCTGGGCCTGCTGTCGGCCCTGCTCGGCCTGATTGCCGTCATGCCCCTGCTGGGGCATGCCAGCTGGCATGCCTACCGTGACCTGGTGGATGCCTCGGCCTGGCCCGAGCGCACGACGGGCCAACCGGGAGCGTATTGA
- a CDS encoding DUF2788 domain-containing protein, translated as MFGYTEEQIAAFGLSFGVGAFMLYMLFIIAHLAWESKAGRFGTFVLFLGLAFGMVGFAAKFVIQWVLEK; from the coding sequence ATGTTCGGCTACACCGAGGAACAGATCGCCGCTTTCGGCCTGTCCTTCGGCGTGGGCGCCTTCATGCTCTACATGCTGTTCATCATCGCCCACCTGGCGTGGGAATCCAAGGCCGGGCGTTTCGGCACCTTCGTGCTGTTCCTGGGCCTGGCCTTCGGCATGGTGGGCTTCGCCGCCAAGTTCGTGATCCAGTGGGTCCTGGAAAAATAA